The DNA window ACCGTCGTTGATGTGATGTCCACTCCGACGTTGGAGGGAATCAGGTGCAGCTGCGACGGATTCATGTCCAGCTTCAGCACGGCCTGGCCGTCGGGCTTGGTCGCGATCGACGCGACCTTTCCGACCTCCACGCCGCGCATCTTCACCTTGGCGTCAGGGTTCATCACCAGGCCGGCGCGATCCGAGACCACGGTCACCGGAACGGTTTCGATGAAGCTGCCCCGGAAGAGACCGATTGCCATCGCGACAATCGCGACAATCGCGACAATCGCGGCCAAACCGGACAGTGCGCGCGCGGTGATTGAATTCATGGCTGTCTGTCGCTATCCGGAGAGGTTGAAGTTGCCGTTGGAACCGTAAACGGACAGTGACACCAGCAGGGTGACCGATACGACGACGATGAGGCTGGTGCGCACCGCGTTGCCCACCGCGACACCGACGCCCGACGGTCCGCCAGTGGCGAAGTAACCGAAGTAAGTGTGGATCAGCAGGATCGTGATGGCCATCAACACCGCTTGCAGAAACGACCACAACAGGTCGATCGGGTTGAGGAACGTGTCGAAGTAGTGGTCATACAATCCGCCGGACTGACCGAATATCACCACCGTGGTGAACTGCGACGCCACGAAACTCAAGATGACCGCGATCGAGTACAGCGGGGTGATCGCGATCATTCCCGCGATGATGCGCGTGCTCACCAGATACTCCACCGGCCGGATCGCCATCGCCTCCAGCGCGTCGATCTCCTCGTTGATGCGCATCGCCCCCAACTGAGCGGTCACGCCTGCGCCGAAGGTGGCCGCCAGGCCGATGCCTGCCACCACCGGCGCGGCGATGCGCACGTTGATGAATGCGGCGAGGAATCCGGTCAACGCCTCGATGCCGATGTTGCCCAGCGACGAGTAGCCCTGCACCGCCAGTGTGCCGCCGGCGGCCAGCGTCAAGAAGCCGACGATCACGACGGTGCCACCGATCATCGCCAATGTGCCTGCGCCCATGGAAATCTCGGCGATCAACCGGATGATCTCCTTGCGGTAGTGCACGAAGGCGTGCGGCATACCACCCAACGACTTCAGGTAGAAGATCATGTGGTCGCCGATACCGCTCAGCCACGCCACCGGGCGCCGCGCCCCAGCGGTGGCCCGCGGATACCTCGACTTCAGGATCGTTGTTGTCCCCATCCCGCTATCCCGTCGTCATCCGGATGCCGATGGCCGTCACGAGAACATTGATCACGAACAACGCCATGAACGCATAGACCACCGTCTCGTTGACCGCGTTACCCACCGCCTTGGCGCCACCACCGGTGATGGACAAGCCCCGGTAACACGCGACCAGCCCGGCGATCAAACCGAACAGAGCGGCCTTCACACACGAGATGATGACCTCCGGCACCCCGGTCAATAGCGTGATGCCCGCGGCGAACGCCCCTGGGTTCACGTCCTGCACGAAGACCGAGAACAAATAGCCGCCCAGGATGCCGATGATTACCACGAAGCTGTTGAGCAGCAACGCGACCAACCCCGCCGCGAGCATTCTGGGCGTCACCAACCGCTGCACCGGGTTGATACCCAGCACCTCCATCGCGTCGATCTCCTCGCGAATGGTGCGCGACCCCAGATCCGCACAGATCGCCGTCGAACCCGCACCGGCCACGATCAACACCGTCACCAGAGGGCCGACCTGTGTCACCGCGCCGAAGGCCGCACCCGCCCCCGACAGGTCAGCCGCACCCAACTCACGAAGAAGAATATTTAGCGTGAAGCTGACCAGCACCGTGAACGGAATCGCCACCAGCAGCGTCGGCGCCAACGCCACGCGGGCGATGAACCAGCACTGGTCCAAGAACTCCCGCCATTGAAACGGCCGACGAAACACAAACCGCACCGCATCGGCCGACATGGCGAAGAGACCACCGACAGCCTGCATCGGACCCGCGAAGCTGCTCAACTGAGGCAACCCGGGCGACCACCGCTCCGGCCCGCTACCCCGCGCCACAGGTGACTCCTCCCGCGATGGTCACTGCCGACTCCCCCGCCGACCGAAAGACAGTGTGCACCCAATTGATCTGTGCCTCGCGCAGATCCCCCCGGCGACAGTCTGACGTCCGATTCGATGAGTTTGTAGCCCCCGCAACCCCTCGGCGAACCCGACACCTTCATAGCCGATCAAGCCGATGCCCGTGCGGGAACCGCGAATTTGGGGGGATAACCCCCAGCTGCGCGGCGCCTGGGTGCCGATCGAAGTGACGTAGCGCATTGGGTTGTGTCCCTGGCCTCTCTCGTTGTCTAAGTGACGGCGCCGGCCGTCTTGAGTTCGATGATGCGGTCCCAATCCAATCCGAGTTCCAGCAAGATTTCGTCAGTTTGCTCCGCAAAACCCGGAGCGGGACCGGTTTGAGGAGGACTCACATCGAATTGAACCGGATTTGCGACCAGTTCGAGTTCGCCCGCCTGCACCAGATAATCGTTCGCGCGGATCTGGGCGTCCTCCACAGCCTGCAGAGTGTCCTGCACCGGCGCCCACGGCCCGAGCAATGTCGCGAACCGCTCGCTCCACTCCGTGAGTGGACGTTTGCTCATCGCCTCGCTGAGGATCTCCGCTGCTGCCGCTGTGTTTTCAGCGATCGACTCGACGGTGGCGAACCGCGGATCGTCGGCCAGGTCGTCCAGGTCCATGTGCTTGCAGACGTCCGCCCAGAACTTGGTGGGCTGCATCATCACGAAAGAGATGTAGCGATCGTCGGCTGTCGCATAGAGGCCGACCAGCGGGTTGATCGGCGATCCGTGCACACCGGGAGGGAAAGCCTCCATCCGCTGACCGAGGTGCTTCGTCAACGCCACCGTGTGTCCGAGCGACCAGAGGCCGCTTCCCAACAGCGAGACGTCTACCACCGATGGCTCACCGGTGCGCTCCCGCTTCAGCAGCGCGGCGGCGATCCCGCCCGCGAGGTTGGTGCCGGAGATCGTGTCGCCGTATGCCGGGCCGGGCGGGCCGACCATGCCCGGTGTGCCCGGCGGCGTGATGGTGGCCGCAGTGCCCGCTCGGCACCAGAACGCGGTCATGTCGTAGCCGCCCTTGACCGATTCCTCACCGCGCGGTCCCAGCGCACTGCCCCTGGCATAGATGATCTTGGGGTTGACGGCGCGGATGTCGTCGACGTCGATACCGAACTTTTTTCGGTGCCCCGGCAGGAAGCTCGTCAGGAACACGTCGGCGCGCTTAGCCAGCTCCAGCAGTACCTCTTTGCCCTCGGGCACCGACATATCCAGACCAAGGCTGCGCTTGCCGCGGTTGGCGTGCTCGATGTTGGGATTGGGGTCGCCCTCGACTCGTAACAGCCCGGTCTGGCGCAACCCGCGCTGCGGATCGCCCGTCACCGCGTGCTCGACCTTGATGACGTCGGCACCCCACTCGCGCAGCACGGCGCCAGCCGAGGGCACGAAGCCGTACATCGCGACCTCGAGGACGCGGATTCCGTCTAGCGGCCGGCTCATGCTGTGCCCTCTGCTCTTCGCGCACGCGGCTCATCGCCGGGCTCCGAAACAACCACAGCGAACGTCTTGGACTCCAGGAACTCTTCGAGCCCTGCGGTGCCCATTTCGCGTCCGATGCCCGACTGCTTGTAGCCACCGAACGGACTGTCGGGGCTGAAGTAGTTGCCCCCGTTGATGGAGAAGGTGCCCGTCCGAATGCGGCGGGCCAACGCGAGCGCGCGGTCCTGGCTGCCGAACACGGCACCCGACAGTCCGTAGATCGAGTTGTTGGCGATCCGCACTGCGTGGTCGTCGTCCTCGTAGGCGATGACGACGAGGACCGGACCGAAGACTTCTTCTTGGGCTATTTCGCTGTCGGGGTCCACGTTGGTCAGCAGAGTCGGGGTATAGAAGTATCCGGGATCGATCTTCTCGCCGCCGGTGACCAGCGTGGCGCCCGCCTCGACGGCACGTTTCACCATGCCGTCGACCTTGTCGCGCTGCTTGTCGCTGATCAGAGGTCCCATATATGTGCCGGCGTCGGCGGGGTTGCCGTACCGCACGAGCCCGAAGTTATTTCTGACCATTTCGACGATCTCGTCGTGATGGCTTCTGGGCACAAGAAGGCGAGACGTCAGCGCGCAACCCTGTCCGGCGTGGGTGACCATGCTGAAGGCGGAGAACAGCGCGGCGGTGCTGAAGTCGGCGTCGTCCAGGACGATCGCGGCTGACTTGCCGCCGAGTTCCAAGAACACCTTCTTGAGAGTGTCGCTGGCCGCCGACATGATCCGCCGGCCGGTCGGCGTCGAGCCGGTGAAGGTGACCATGTCGACGTCCGGGCTGGTGGTCAGCGCGGCACCGACCTCGGGGTCGGCGCCACTGAGCACATTCACGACGCCGGCGGGGATGTCGGTGTGGTTGGCAATCAGCTCGCCCAGCGCCAGCGTGATCAGCGGGGTGTCGGGCGCGGACTTCAGGATCACCGTGCAGCCGGCGGCGAGTGCGGGCGCGAGCTTGGCCAGCGCCAGCTGATTGGGATAGTTGTAGGCGATGATCGCGGCGACGACGCCGCCCGCTTCCTTCTCCACCCAGCGGTGGTGCTGCATTCCGCGGCTCTCGATGTTTCCGAGGTCCTCGGTCATCGGATAGTTCTTCAGCAGATCCGCGTAATAGCGGACGATCGCGATCGGCTGGTCCAACTGCGCGCCCTGGCACAGGGCCTCGGTCGCGCCGACCTCGGCCATGGTCAGTGCGGCGAGCTCGTCGCGGTGGTCGACCAGCGCCTGATGGAACTGCTCGAGGCAGCGGATACGAAATTCGATGTTGGTCGACCAGTCAGTCTCATCGAAGGCCCGCCGCGCGGCGGCGACGGCCGCTTCGGCGTCGCCGACCGTGGCGTCAGGGGCGTGACCGAGCACCTCGCCGGTGGCTGGGTTCAGGGAGGGAAACGTCCGCAACGTGTCGAGAAGCTTGCCGTCGATCAGCAACCGCCGGTCGACACCGTGCGTCACGGTGTCGGTGGTGGCTCCGCCACTCGACATGGTCGTTTCCTGCATCTTCCTCCTCAGCACCCAGCCCCGTGTGATGGAAACTTCATTCTCATCACCGGCGAATCATACATTCGTTACAAGAGAACTCAAGGAAAAGACGAGAACTCCCGCTGCCTGCACTTAACGGTGCGACAATCATCGATGAAACGTCTCACCAGTGCGAATCTGACCTCTACCGTGTCTTGCGGGATTGCAGCGCACGAGAGTACGGTTCTCATAATCGGAAGGACGATTCTTTATGCATGACCGGCAGGTGGGGTGTTGAAGAACGCTGTCGTGACCGGAGGCGGCTCCGGCATCGGGCAGGCTGTGGCGCACCGACTACGCGCCGACGGCATGAATGTGGCGATCCTGGACCTCAATCCATCGGACGCTGACCACTCGTACGTCGCCGATGTCACCGACCGCGCCCAAGTCGACGCGGCGCTGGATGCCGTACGCGCCAAGCTCGGTCCGGTAACGGTTCTGGTGAACGCCGCGGGCCTTGAGAAGTTCAAGCGATTCACCGACATCTCGTTCGAGGAGTGGCAGAGGGTCGTTGACGTCAACCTGAACGGGGTCTTCCACTGCATCCAGGCAGTTCTGCCCGACATGATCGAGGCCGGCTGGGGTCGCATCGTCAACATCTCGTCATCCAGCACTCATTCCGGCCAGCCGTATATGTCCCCCTATGTGGCCGCCAAGTCGGCAGTCAACGGACTGACCAAGTCGCTCGCGTTGGAGTACGGCCCCAGTGGCATAACCGTCAACGCCGTGCCGCCCGGCTTCATCGACACCCCGATGCTGCGGAAGTCCGAAGAGCGCGGTTACCTGACTGTGCAGCAGAGCATCGACTCGACGCCGGTGCGGCGCATCGGCAGGCCCGAGGACATCGCGGCCGCTTGCGCGTTCCTGGCCTCCGAGGAGGCCGGCTACATCACCGGACAGATCCTGGGCGTCAACGGCGGCCGGAACACGTAACCAAACAGCAGAATCGAAAGGACATCTCAGTGGGACGAGTACAGGGAAAGGTCGCATTCGTCACCGGTGCTGCCCGCGGGCAGGGCCGGAGTCACGCGGTTCGGCTGGCCGAGGAAGGCGCCGACATCATCGCCGTCGACCTGTGTCAGGACATCGCGACAATCGGTTACCCGATGGCGACGCCCGAGGACCTCGAGGAGACCGCCAAACTAGTCGAGAAGACCGGCCGCAGTGTTTTCACCGCGCAGGCCGACGTGCGTGAGGCCTCGCAGCTGCGCGCCGCGCTCGAGGAGGGCATCTCGC is part of the Mycolicibacterium tusciae JS617 genome and encodes:
- a CDS encoding aldehyde dehydrogenase family protein — its product is MQETTMSSGGATTDTVTHGVDRRLLIDGKLLDTLRTFPSLNPATGEVLGHAPDATVGDAEAAVAAARRAFDETDWSTNIEFRIRCLEQFHQALVDHRDELAALTMAEVGATEALCQGAQLDQPIAIVRYYADLLKNYPMTEDLGNIESRGMQHHRWVEKEAGGVVAAIIAYNYPNQLALAKLAPALAAGCTVILKSAPDTPLITLALGELIANHTDIPAGVVNVLSGADPEVGAALTTSPDVDMVTFTGSTPTGRRIMSAASDTLKKVFLELGGKSAAIVLDDADFSTAALFSAFSMVTHAGQGCALTSRLLVPRSHHDEIVEMVRNNFGLVRYGNPADAGTYMGPLISDKQRDKVDGMVKRAVEAGATLVTGGEKIDPGYFYTPTLLTNVDPDSEIAQEEVFGPVLVVIAYEDDDHAVRIANNSIYGLSGAVFGSQDRALALARRIRTGTFSINGGNYFSPDSPFGGYKQSGIGREMGTAGLEEFLESKTFAVVVSEPGDEPRARRAEGTA
- a CDS encoding CaiB/BaiF CoA transferase family protein, which gives rise to MSRPLDGIRVLEVAMYGFVPSAGAVLREWGADVIKVEHAVTGDPQRGLRQTGLLRVEGDPNPNIEHANRGKRSLGLDMSVPEGKEVLLELAKRADVFLTSFLPGHRKKFGIDVDDIRAVNPKIIYARGSALGPRGEESVKGGYDMTAFWCRAGTAATITPPGTPGMVGPPGPAYGDTISGTNLAGGIAAALLKRERTGEPSVVDVSLLGSGLWSLGHTVALTKHLGQRMEAFPPGVHGSPINPLVGLYATADDRYISFVMMQPTKFWADVCKHMDLDDLADDPRFATVESIAENTAAAAEILSEAMSKRPLTEWSERFATLLGPWAPVQDTLQAVEDAQIRANDYLVQAGELELVANPVQFDVSPPQTGPAPGFAEQTDEILLELGLDWDRIIELKTAGAVT
- a CDS encoding MlaE family ABC transporter permease, with protein sequence MGTTTILKSRYPRATAGARRPVAWLSGIGDHMIFYLKSLGGMPHAFVHYRKEIIRLIAEISMGAGTLAMIGGTVVIVGFLTLAAGGTLAVQGYSSLGNIGIEALTGFLAAFINVRIAAPVVAGIGLAATFGAGVTAQLGAMRINEEIDALEAMAIRPVEYLVSTRIIAGMIAITPLYSIAVILSFVASQFTTVVIFGQSGGLYDHYFDTFLNPIDLLWSFLQAVLMAITILLIHTYFGYFATGGPSGVGVAVGNAVRTSLIVVVSVTLLVSLSVYGSNGNFNLSG
- a CDS encoding MlaE family ABC transporter permease, coding for MARGSGPERWSPGLPQLSSFAGPMQAVGGLFAMSADAVRFVFRRPFQWREFLDQCWFIARVALAPTLLVAIPFTVLVSFTLNILLRELGAADLSGAGAAFGAVTQVGPLVTVLIVAGAGSTAICADLGSRTIREEIDAMEVLGINPVQRLVTPRMLAAGLVALLLNSFVVIIGILGGYLFSVFVQDVNPGAFAAGITLLTGVPEVIISCVKAALFGLIAGLVACYRGLSITGGGAKAVGNAVNETVVYAFMALFVINVLVTAIGIRMTTG
- a CDS encoding SDR family NAD(P)-dependent oxidoreductase produces the protein MKNAVVTGGGSGIGQAVAHRLRADGMNVAILDLNPSDADHSYVADVTDRAQVDAALDAVRAKLGPVTVLVNAAGLEKFKRFTDISFEEWQRVVDVNLNGVFHCIQAVLPDMIEAGWGRIVNISSSSTHSGQPYMSPYVAAKSAVNGLTKSLALEYGPSGITVNAVPPGFIDTPMLRKSEERGYLTVQQSIDSTPVRRIGRPEDIAAACAFLASEEAGYITGQILGVNGGRNT